In the genome of Coraliomargarita algicola, one region contains:
- a CDS encoding alpha/beta hydrolase: protein MQIKIKELKDISYLGEAREEKMDAYLPGGCTSDLRPAVLLIHGGGWRLSDKASAREVSIARDLAHHGYAVFSINYLLNIGDYNEDGVFKHTRIAWPNNFFDCKSALRFVRKFAHRYQVDSSRIAVMGASAGAHLAMLLASTSHHDAFNSQGLYTEQSSEVSCVLNFYGDYDVRGRRVSPFQGANEAQTQENEQAASPVTWIDDKTPPMLIAHGVLDDTVLIERSRLLVEHLRKQSLTYVYLELSEDGHGFNLHPKSMDLEMVVVQFLNKFLN from the coding sequence ATTAAAATAAAAGAACTAAAAGATATTTCTTACCTCGGAGAGGCTCGTGAGGAGAAAATGGACGCGTATTTGCCAGGAGGATGTACATCGGATTTACGCCCAGCAGTTTTGTTGATACATGGCGGCGGATGGAGACTTTCGGATAAGGCCTCAGCTCGTGAAGTAAGTATTGCCCGTGACTTAGCGCACCATGGCTATGCAGTTTTTTCGATAAATTATCTGTTGAATATTGGCGATTATAATGAGGATGGGGTTTTTAAACATACACGAATCGCTTGGCCAAATAATTTTTTTGACTGTAAATCAGCACTGAGATTTGTACGTAAATTTGCTCATAGGTATCAGGTTGATTCAAGCAGAATTGCGGTGATGGGGGCTTCTGCCGGGGCTCACCTTGCGATGCTGCTAGCCAGCACGTCGCACCACGATGCGTTTAACTCTCAAGGGCTGTATACTGAGCAATCGAGCGAAGTCTCATGTGTGCTGAATTTTTATGGTGACTATGATGTTCGTGGGCGACGGGTCTCTCCTTTTCAAGGCGCCAATGAGGCGCAAACCCAAGAGAATGAGCAGGCAGCTTCGCCAGTGACATGGATCGATGATAAGACGCCTCCGATGTTGATTGCTCACGGAGTTCTTGATGATACCGTCTTGATCGAGCGTTCCCGTTTGCTAGTAGAACACCTTCGCAAGCAATCTCTGACTTATGTCTATTTGGAGCTGTCTGAAGATGGACATGGCTTCAATTTACACCCGAAGTCAATGGACTTGGAGATGGTCGTGGTCCAATTTTTAAATAAGTTTTTAAATTAG
- a CDS encoding AraC family transcriptional regulator, translating to MHKISTAEWPQAYACTYEAYKYNYLPAPPVHCQDYHEFFWIESGRGCHLLNGERRLMEVGYFALIRADDSHGFSAWDTNEHVGLINFAFPSSLWERIRDQFFADKVCFFDHPSIEKREYQLSSDDRERLRQMGNDLAAGHWNTTNAAAYLLGVLALLDNRDRETSPYPAMPEWLTHALRRIETWPNFVGGVPEFIRIAGRSHEHVSRDCRRLLETTPREIVNRARLKWASMQLETSQKEILEIAHECGFENLGHFYKLFKAHYKSTPRQYRIRNGISQFS from the coding sequence ATGCATAAGATTTCTACAGCAGAGTGGCCTCAGGCCTATGCCTGCACCTACGAGGCCTACAAATATAACTATCTACCCGCTCCCCCCGTGCACTGCCAGGACTACCATGAGTTCTTCTGGATTGAAAGCGGACGCGGTTGCCACCTGCTCAATGGCGAGCGACGCCTGATGGAAGTCGGTTATTTCGCACTCATCCGGGCCGACGACTCACATGGCTTTTCTGCATGGGATACAAACGAGCACGTCGGCTTGATTAACTTCGCCTTCCCCTCTTCACTATGGGAAAGAATCCGTGATCAATTCTTTGCCGATAAAGTCTGCTTCTTTGATCACCCATCCATTGAAAAGCGCGAGTATCAACTCAGCAGCGACGACAGGGAACGTTTGCGACAGATGGGCAACGACCTTGCTGCGGGCCACTGGAACACAACCAATGCAGCGGCCTACCTGCTCGGCGTGCTGGCACTCCTCGACAATCGAGACCGAGAAACCAGCCCTTACCCTGCGATGCCAGAATGGCTCACGCACGCGCTACGACGAATTGAGACCTGGCCCAACTTCGTTGGTGGTGTGCCAGAATTCATCCGCATCGCTGGCCGCAGCCATGAACACGTCAGTCGGGATTGTAGGCGTCTATTGGAAACTACGCCACGTGAAATCGTCAACCGCGCCCGCCTCAAGTGGGCCTCGATGCAGCTCGAAACCTCACAAAAAGAGATTCTAGAAATCGCCCACGAATGCGGCTTCGAAAATCTCGGACACTTCTACAAACTATTCAAAGCACACTACAAGAGCACGCCACGCCAATACCGCATAAGGAACGGAATCTCACAATTCTCTTAG
- a CDS encoding sialate O-acetylesterase — protein sequence MLTFTSRIPAILSISCLCLTAHADVSLPSIFGDHMVLQREQSNPVWGTADVGESVTVTIGDQSHTTVANDAGQWRIELEPLAVGSPYTLSVEGKNTLQFEDVLVGEVWFCSGQSNMEWSVKNSNHAAVELATANHPQIRLITVAKNGTQVQQDDFKGEWQVATAATVADFSAVGYFFGKRLNDALDVPIGLIDNAWGGSAAEAWVPREVLAAEGTFDDYITSWDERTADYTDEVHAEKIAEFRAWEAAGKPEPHKRWPSDPRKNQHRPGNIYNGMVYPLTGYGIRGVIWYQGETNSGRASQYHELFSLLIRNWRESWDQGDFPFYWVQLADFQSEDSEPTDSSWAYLREAQTMTLSLPNTGEAVIIDAGEGRDIHPRDKQTVADRLVRHALAKDYGYDIASDSPRYASMSIEGNTVTVKFDHIDQGLYAFDVKEVKGFSIAGEDQEFVWADAKIVGKDTVEVSSELIENPVAVRYAWAINPVANLQDRNGLPVTPFRTDQ from the coding sequence ATGTTGACGTTTACCTCTCGTATCCCCGCAATTCTGTCAATTTCTTGCCTGTGCTTGACGGCACATGCAGATGTGAGCCTGCCGAGCATTTTCGGAGACCACATGGTGCTCCAGCGAGAGCAGAGCAACCCCGTCTGGGGGACTGCCGATGTGGGCGAGTCTGTAACAGTTACCATCGGGGATCAGTCGCATACGACTGTGGCCAATGATGCTGGGCAATGGCGAATTGAGCTTGAGCCCTTGGCGGTGGGCAGTCCTTACACCTTGAGTGTTGAGGGCAAAAATACGCTTCAATTTGAAGATGTACTGGTTGGTGAGGTTTGGTTCTGTTCCGGGCAGTCGAATATGGAATGGTCGGTGAAGAATTCCAACCATGCAGCAGTGGAATTGGCTACAGCCAACCATCCTCAAATTCGTTTGATCACGGTCGCTAAGAATGGCACACAAGTGCAACAGGATGATTTTAAGGGTGAATGGCAAGTGGCTACGGCAGCTACGGTTGCCGATTTCTCTGCGGTGGGGTATTTTTTCGGCAAGCGTTTGAATGATGCTTTAGATGTTCCGATTGGATTGATTGATAATGCATGGGGAGGCTCTGCAGCCGAAGCGTGGGTGCCACGTGAGGTATTGGCTGCGGAGGGCACATTTGATGACTATATCACATCGTGGGATGAGCGCACAGCGGATTACACGGATGAAGTGCATGCCGAAAAGATCGCAGAATTTCGCGCTTGGGAGGCCGCGGGCAAGCCTGAGCCGCATAAACGCTGGCCCAGTGACCCGCGCAAGAATCAACATCGACCTGGCAATATTTATAATGGCATGGTCTATCCGCTGACCGGATATGGCATACGCGGAGTGATTTGGTATCAAGGCGAGACGAACTCAGGCCGTGCTTCACAATACCATGAGCTCTTTTCCTTATTGATTCGCAACTGGCGAGAGAGCTGGGATCAGGGCGATTTTCCGTTTTATTGGGTGCAACTTGCTGATTTTCAGTCGGAAGACTCGGAACCTACGGATAGCAGTTGGGCGTATCTGCGCGAGGCGCAAACCATGACGCTTTCTTTGCCGAATACCGGGGAAGCTGTAATCATTGATGCGGGGGAAGGACGTGATATTCACCCACGTGACAAGCAGACGGTGGCCGACCGTCTAGTGCGGCATGCTCTGGCCAAAGATTACGGCTATGATATTGCCAGTGACAGCCCACGCTATGCTTCCATGTCAATTGAGGGCAATACCGTGACAGTGAAATTCGACCATATCGATCAGGGCTTGTATGCATTCGATGTCAAAGAAGTGAAAGGCTTTAGCATCGCGGGTGAAGATCAGGAATTTGTCTGGGCCGATGCCAAAATTGTAGGCAAAGATACAGTCGAAGTGTCCAGTGAACTGATCGAGAATCCAGTGGCTGTACGCTACGCTTGGGCCATCAATCCTGTCGCGAACTTACAAGATCGCAATGGTCTACCAGTGACGCCTTTCCGCACGGATCAGTAA
- a CDS encoding FAD-dependent oxidoreductase, protein MTPGLTTLLNCTCNDVTMDGNRITSVNAWQLTTQTWHSVKADIFIDCSGDSILAPLSGAEVSWGRESREETGEPIAPLKSDLKTMGNTILLQLEETAEPQDFTPPEWAYVFDEESNLPSRVASGFGHNFWWLEIGGLKNTITDAESIYDELVKAAWGIWDYMKNRGPQAEKLRNWRLRWLGSLPGKRENRRYVGPHVLTQMDIETAGKFDDIVAYGGWSMDDHHPAGLYYPGSATIFHPAPSPYGIPFRCLYSKNITNLFCAGRNISATHAALSSTRVMGTCSLLGQAVGTAAALCVEQQCLPAEISSQKIQTLQTRLMEDDCWLPGKTRPLCELMQAAQVSGSKGESTDVLLDGHEREADKQSHVWTGPIGASIELKWKSPQEVECLRLVFDSNLNDDKRMPCRYGLNDVPVQVPTAMVRSFTVEIQTKQGDWIELCKVDANRRRLYVLPVAQSVTAIRWTGHSTWGASDLRVYSIEASSTVMPLSQDPPGGKRWVDLISEIPAEDLAEPDHGLEHKGHGSSRVGA, encoded by the coding sequence ATGACGCCCGGCCTCACGACCTTACTCAATTGCACATGTAACGATGTGACGATGGACGGCAATCGTATCACCAGCGTAAACGCATGGCAATTAACCACCCAAACCTGGCACAGCGTTAAAGCCGACATCTTCATCGATTGCTCCGGAGATTCCATCTTAGCTCCCCTATCTGGCGCTGAAGTGAGCTGGGGACGTGAGAGCCGCGAAGAAACCGGAGAGCCAATTGCCCCCTTGAAATCGGACCTAAAGACAATGGGCAATACCATCCTACTGCAGTTGGAAGAAACTGCCGAGCCACAGGACTTCACACCGCCCGAGTGGGCCTATGTCTTTGATGAAGAATCCAACCTGCCCTCACGCGTGGCGAGCGGCTTTGGCCACAACTTCTGGTGGCTGGAGATTGGAGGTCTGAAAAACACAATTACTGACGCAGAAAGTATTTACGACGAACTCGTTAAGGCAGCCTGGGGTATTTGGGATTATATGAAAAATCGCGGCCCACAGGCGGAGAAGCTGCGCAACTGGCGCTTACGCTGGCTCGGCTCACTTCCTGGAAAACGCGAAAATCGACGCTATGTGGGCCCCCACGTGCTAACTCAAATGGACATCGAGACAGCAGGTAAATTTGACGACATCGTCGCCTACGGCGGTTGGAGCATGGACGATCATCACCCTGCAGGATTGTATTACCCTGGCAGCGCGACCATCTTCCACCCGGCCCCTTCCCCCTATGGCATTCCGTTTCGCTGCCTGTATTCAAAAAACATTACAAATCTGTTCTGTGCCGGGCGAAACATTTCAGCCACCCACGCGGCCCTGTCTTCCACCCGTGTGATGGGCACCTGCTCTCTATTGGGGCAAGCGGTGGGCACGGCCGCCGCACTTTGCGTCGAACAGCAATGCTTACCAGCTGAGATTAGCAGTCAGAAAATACAAACGCTACAGACACGCCTGATGGAAGACGATTGCTGGTTACCCGGCAAGACCCGTCCACTCTGCGAGCTCATGCAAGCCGCACAGGTCAGCGGCTCCAAAGGCGAATCGACGGACGTCCTACTCGACGGCCACGAGCGCGAAGCCGACAAACAATCGCACGTATGGACGGGCCCCATCGGGGCATCCATCGAGCTCAAATGGAAATCACCACAGGAAGTGGAATGTCTGCGCCTGGTCTTTGACAGCAACTTAAATGATGATAAGCGCATGCCTTGCCGTTACGGACTGAATGACGTTCCTGTGCAGGTGCCTACGGCAATGGTTCGCTCCTTCACCGTAGAAATCCAAACTAAACAAGGTGACTGGATAGAACTCTGCAAAGTGGATGCGAACAGGCGCCGTCTCTATGTCTTACCCGTGGCGCAAAGCGTCACAGCCATTCGCTGGACAGGCCATAGCACCTGGGGCGCTAGCGACTTACGTGTCTACAGTATCGAAGCGAGCTCCACAGTGATGCCACTCTCACAAGATCCCCCAGGCGGCAAGCGCTGGGTCGACCTCATTTCAGAAATACCCGCCGAAGATCTCGCCGAACCAGACCACGGACTGGAACACAAAGGGCACGGATCGTCCCGAGTGGGCGCGTGA
- a CDS encoding SGNH/GDSL hydrolase family protein: protein MKPFSCLKALLSLVIASLCSTTILQADAESHDDAVEFIPRDGLPNFFQKLASNQEVTVAYLGGSITAQTGWRVLSQKWFEEQYPQASVTGVHAAIGGTGSDLGVYRVENDALAAKPDLLFVEFAVNDGRASEENITKSMEGIVRKTWKANPETDICFVYTMTASNSKALAKGKRMRSASVMESVAYHYGIPSIELGYQAALMEMENKLVMKTSAPMTRVSGDEIDESAAMATDAEGRIIFSKDGVHPYPETGHVLYTEALIRSLKQIQKNTARAPHLLKSPIREDNLENAQQILLTPQYLSGPYTDLRAAGNTRFQKELKQLYRLEPGATLSFKFKGTEVALYDLLGYDSAKVEVTLDGETTTSTRMDGYCTYQRLARLKVGSALEDTIHEVTIRVLDEQLNKRNILFERNRGDYDKNPEKYAKLHWNVGAIFIVGEILD, encoded by the coding sequence ATGAAGCCATTTTCCTGTCTAAAAGCGCTCCTCTCATTAGTCATAGCTAGCCTATGCAGCACTACAATACTCCAGGCCGATGCCGAATCTCACGACGACGCGGTCGAGTTCATCCCGCGCGACGGACTGCCCAATTTCTTTCAAAAACTTGCATCAAATCAAGAAGTCACCGTTGCTTACCTCGGCGGTAGTATCACTGCGCAAACCGGATGGCGAGTGCTCAGTCAAAAATGGTTTGAAGAACAATACCCACAAGCCAGTGTCACAGGCGTCCACGCAGCCATTGGCGGCACTGGTTCTGACTTGGGAGTCTACCGGGTCGAAAATGATGCGCTCGCCGCGAAGCCGGATTTACTCTTCGTAGAATTTGCGGTCAATGACGGACGAGCCAGTGAAGAGAATATCACAAAGTCAATGGAAGGCATCGTTCGCAAAACATGGAAGGCAAATCCGGAAACAGACATCTGCTTTGTTTACACCATGACCGCAAGCAACTCCAAGGCGCTCGCAAAAGGCAAGCGTATGCGCTCCGCTAGCGTGATGGAATCAGTCGCGTATCATTACGGGATACCCAGCATTGAATTAGGCTATCAGGCCGCCCTCATGGAGATGGAAAACAAACTCGTCATGAAAACCAGTGCACCGATGACCCGCGTTTCCGGCGACGAAATAGACGAATCCGCAGCGATGGCTACCGACGCAGAAGGGCGGATCATCTTTTCCAAAGACGGCGTCCACCCCTACCCCGAAACAGGCCATGTCCTCTATACGGAAGCACTGATCCGTTCGCTCAAGCAAATCCAAAAAAACACTGCCAGAGCACCTCACTTACTGAAATCGCCTATCCGTGAAGATAATCTAGAAAACGCTCAACAGATTCTTCTCACTCCCCAATACCTATCCGGGCCCTACACCGACCTACGTGCCGCGGGGAACACCCGTTTCCAAAAAGAGCTGAAACAGCTCTACCGCCTCGAGCCAGGCGCTACGCTTTCCTTCAAATTCAAGGGCACAGAAGTCGCACTCTACGATTTACTCGGCTACGACAGCGCTAAAGTTGAAGTCACACTTGATGGTGAAACCACTACCAGCACGCGGATGGATGGCTATTGCACCTATCAACGCCTCGCCAGGCTAAAAGTCGGCAGCGCGCTCGAAGATACCATTCACGAAGTAACGATTCGTGTGCTAGACGAGCAACTGAACAAAAGAAATATCCTCTTCGAAAGAAATCGTGGCGACTACGACAAGAACCCCGAGAAGTATGCCAAACTGCATTGGAATGTAGGCGCAATCTTCATCGTGGGCGAAATACTGGACTAG
- a CDS encoding alpha-mannosidase, with protein sequence MLPNHHLPQLTLNRIQATVNRLKAAVWTDRQAVEVEASRAQAQQLSLAEGQQLKRRKVKPCSFWGKLFDQRWCRVTLSQAADGNTWMEWKDQGEATLYVDGQAYFGFNVAHSRCRLPEGTTEVWLQSSCIQSAIWHPEANGMDAAGSYFEGAFVVKRNDVAWNAYHDLKCLFDLAMDQRQRENPQLSAALNCFGQQASVNKATPVYRRILRGLEDAANELDQKGIPAMRRCLAKLYQELKMDKTFAKCILTGHAHLDLVWIWPERMGELKAVNIFATADRLMEEYPEYRFAYSQPASYEAVAKREPDLYDRVKGRIESGKWQATGAMYVESDTMIACGEALARSFTLGQKGFEAINGALSKLTWLPDVFGYSACLPQIMKQTGVEYFFTTKMTWNAINRFPYSSFIWRGNDGSEILAHVTQDSGYVTHVEVNDVKAPMLANQQADIHGEYLLPTGYGDGGGGVTDDMLERARRLSALPGMPDLEWDQPEAFFDRLNGVRDELPVHQGECYLEYHRGTFTTHGNLKASFRGLERAMQVAEAVAAATGKIWNMEDSWKRLVFAQFHDYIPGSSVWDVYMEDLPVLDGHAAKQLAEAEKALTAKGDDCLFNPHAVEVSKWIDRPDASAFVTLPPLSGSLIEAVIQDAPASVEVKGRKVSNGVVEFRVNASGWIDQLSWEGVEVPLSGPLGQLMLYPDHAAYFEAWDIDRQTLSLGEVCKAKASITAVDGGAHRAGIAVTRKIGVSSEATVTFMLEAGSPLVQVTVDLDWQEPQSLLKLLFPTKYAATNARFGIPYGSVLRKQVPDGMPAEAQWEVPFSRYLAVFDEGEREGLFLTTESKYGATVREGSVGLSLVRSPRVTGFEMHGNAWPAHLTRLKIESPYSDIGSHQIKLAIGRYDAELPRERQPASIADTFFTGPVAYTGKAIAPVIESIEGGESLVPHWVKPTEDGYVLRLHEVAGRRGTIQVHLVDGYELAQTDISESKQMSVNSMIRFSPYEVVSLLVRRS encoded by the coding sequence ATGCTTCCAAATCATCATCTCCCCCAACTGACTCTTAATCGAATTCAAGCGACGGTGAACCGTCTCAAAGCAGCCGTTTGGACGGATCGTCAAGCCGTCGAGGTCGAAGCCTCGCGTGCACAAGCCCAGCAGCTTTCGTTGGCTGAGGGGCAGCAGTTGAAGCGCCGCAAAGTGAAGCCTTGTTCGTTCTGGGGGAAGCTCTTTGATCAACGTTGGTGTCGAGTGACTTTGTCGCAGGCGGCTGACGGCAACACTTGGATGGAATGGAAGGATCAAGGCGAGGCGACGCTCTATGTGGATGGTCAGGCGTATTTCGGTTTCAATGTCGCTCATTCTCGTTGCCGTTTGCCCGAAGGGACGACAGAAGTTTGGCTACAGTCGAGCTGCATCCAGAGTGCGATCTGGCATCCGGAAGCCAATGGTATGGATGCGGCAGGTAGTTATTTCGAGGGGGCCTTTGTCGTCAAGCGTAACGACGTGGCATGGAATGCTTACCACGATCTAAAGTGTCTCTTTGATTTGGCGATGGATCAGCGTCAGCGAGAAAATCCACAACTGTCGGCGGCACTTAATTGTTTTGGACAGCAAGCCTCGGTGAATAAAGCGACGCCGGTTTACCGTCGGATATTACGTGGGTTGGAGGATGCGGCCAATGAGCTCGATCAAAAGGGAATCCCTGCGATGCGTCGCTGCTTGGCTAAGCTTTATCAGGAGCTGAAGATGGACAAGACTTTCGCTAAGTGCATTTTGACGGGGCATGCTCACCTCGACCTAGTTTGGATTTGGCCCGAGCGGATGGGTGAACTTAAGGCGGTTAACATTTTCGCCACGGCAGATCGCTTGATGGAGGAGTATCCTGAATACCGTTTTGCTTACAGTCAGCCGGCTAGTTACGAAGCTGTGGCGAAACGTGAGCCTGACTTGTATGATCGCGTCAAGGGGCGCATTGAATCAGGCAAATGGCAGGCCACGGGGGCCATGTATGTGGAGTCCGATACGATGATTGCTTGCGGCGAAGCTCTGGCCCGCAGTTTTACGCTTGGTCAAAAAGGCTTTGAGGCGATCAACGGAGCTTTGTCAAAGCTCACCTGGTTGCCGGATGTGTTTGGTTACTCGGCCTGCTTGCCTCAGATTATGAAACAGACGGGGGTAGAGTATTTCTTCACCACCAAGATGACCTGGAACGCCATTAACCGCTTCCCTTATAGTAGTTTTATTTGGCGTGGAAATGATGGCTCTGAGATTCTGGCACATGTGACTCAGGATTCCGGCTACGTGACTCATGTGGAGGTCAACGATGTTAAAGCACCGATGTTAGCCAATCAACAAGCGGACATACATGGGGAGTATTTGCTGCCCACGGGGTACGGTGACGGGGGAGGCGGTGTGACTGATGACATGTTGGAACGGGCGCGCCGATTGAGTGCATTGCCCGGTATGCCGGACCTGGAATGGGATCAACCGGAAGCTTTCTTTGATCGTTTGAATGGGGTGCGTGACGAATTGCCCGTGCATCAGGGCGAGTGTTACTTGGAGTATCACCGCGGTACATTCACTACACATGGCAATTTGAAGGCCAGCTTCCGTGGATTGGAGCGTGCCATGCAGGTGGCCGAGGCCGTGGCCGCGGCCACCGGTAAGATTTGGAACATGGAGGATTCGTGGAAGCGCCTCGTGTTTGCTCAATTCCATGATTACATCCCCGGTAGCTCAGTTTGGGATGTGTATATGGAAGATTTACCGGTATTGGATGGGCATGCTGCTAAACAGCTAGCGGAAGCGGAGAAGGCACTTACTGCTAAGGGAGACGATTGCCTTTTTAATCCACATGCCGTGGAAGTCTCAAAGTGGATCGATAGGCCGGACGCGTCGGCTTTTGTTACTTTGCCGCCCTTGAGTGGTTCACTGATCGAAGCGGTGATTCAGGATGCTCCGGCGTCAGTCGAAGTGAAGGGCCGGAAGGTTTCCAACGGTGTGGTTGAGTTCCGTGTCAATGCTTCTGGTTGGATCGATCAACTCAGTTGGGAAGGCGTTGAGGTGCCGCTGTCCGGTCCGCTGGGGCAACTGATGCTCTATCCAGATCATGCCGCGTATTTCGAAGCCTGGGACATTGACCGTCAGACTTTGAGCCTGGGAGAAGTCTGCAAGGCCAAGGCAAGTATCACTGCCGTTGACGGGGGCGCGCACCGCGCGGGAATCGCGGTGACGCGTAAGATCGGTGTGTCCAGCGAAGCGACTGTTACTTTTATGTTGGAAGCGGGGAGCCCCTTGGTGCAAGTCACAGTGGATCTCGATTGGCAGGAGCCTCAGTCCTTACTTAAGCTGCTTTTCCCGACGAAGTATGCCGCCACCAATGCGCGCTTTGGCATTCCTTATGGCAGTGTCTTGCGCAAGCAAGTGCCAGATGGCATGCCAGCCGAAGCTCAGTGGGAAGTGCCTTTCAGTCGGTACCTCGCTGTGTTTGATGAAGGCGAGCGCGAGGGGCTCTTTCTGACGACCGAATCGAAATACGGTGCGACTGTGCGTGAAGGTTCAGTAGGTTTGAGTTTGGTGCGCAGCCCCCGTGTTACCGGGTTCGAAATGCATGGGAATGCCTGGCCAGCTCATTTGACGCGCTTGAAGATAGAATCGCCCTATAGCGATATCGGTTCGCATCAGATTAAGTTAGCCATCGGTCGCTATGATGCCGAGTTGCCGCGTGAGCGTCAGCCTGCATCCATTGCAGACACATTCTTTACCGGTCCAGTAGCCTACACTGGCAAAGCTATCGCCCCCGTCATTGAATCGATCGAAGGTGGCGAGAGTTTGGTGCCGCATTGGGTTAAGCCTACCGAGGATGGTTATGTGCTGCGTTTACACGAAGTCGCCGGACGTCGTGGCACAATCCAAGTTCACTTGGTGGATGGCTACGAACTCGCTCAAACAGATATTAGTGAATCCAAGCAAATGTCTGTGAATTCGATGATTCGTTTTTCACCCTATGAAGTAGTTAGCCTTTTGGTGCGACGTTCGTGA
- a CDS encoding helix-turn-helix transcriptional regulator has protein sequence MNWLQTLKAPPQIRQLTRGIHGHQVAKETYVLPQFWSLHFYEYYGRIDCVDQCYALEPGACSIVPPNIPITFHYQGPSEHLYCHFQLPENFAHETQASQFIHNDARLPQLKSLLVGAIPLIRSAPMRANLRLWEVLLGIQDILVNADNSPNNQRVVATACEIVTQEMGTSLTIHELAKRCQISHNQLTRIIKQETGETPAIWLRRMRTDRAKELLSYSDLPIKVIAAEVGYPDLQHFNKVIRQRFNLSPTQLRLQVAQV, from the coding sequence ATGAATTGGTTGCAAACATTAAAGGCCCCGCCACAGATCCGACAATTGACTCGTGGCATACATGGCCACCAAGTCGCCAAAGAGACCTACGTGCTCCCTCAATTCTGGTCGCTTCACTTTTATGAATACTATGGGCGAATCGATTGTGTCGACCAATGCTACGCACTCGAACCCGGTGCTTGTTCGATCGTGCCTCCGAATATTCCAATCACCTTTCACTACCAAGGGCCTTCCGAGCACTTATATTGTCATTTCCAACTGCCTGAAAACTTTGCCCATGAAACACAAGCATCGCAATTCATACACAACGACGCCAGGCTTCCCCAACTCAAAAGCTTACTGGTTGGCGCAATCCCTTTAATAAGAAGCGCTCCCATGCGGGCCAACTTAAGGCTATGGGAAGTATTATTGGGCATTCAAGACATCTTAGTGAATGCCGACAACTCGCCGAATAACCAACGAGTTGTCGCTACAGCCTGCGAAATTGTCACACAGGAAATGGGCACATCTCTCACGATACATGAGCTGGCAAAGCGCTGCCAAATTTCTCACAATCAATTGACCCGTATCATAAAACAAGAAACGGGGGAAACCCCAGCCATTTGGCTACGGCGAATGCGCACAGACCGCGCAAAAGAATTACTCAGCTACTCCGACCTACCGATCAAAGTCATCGCTGCCGAAGTCGGCTACCCTGACCTCCAGCATTTTAACAAAGTCATACGACAACGTTTCAATCTCAGTCCTACACAATTAAGACTGCAAGTAGCACAAGTTTAA
- a CDS encoding FAD-dependent oxidoreductase produces the protein MNSRLESKEEKVDVCVVGGGMTGLIAAVAAARRGANVVLIHDRPVLGGNASSEVRMWICGAHGHHRKETGILEEIQLLNLTKSQRQLFHLGLGPA, from the coding sequence ATGAATTCCAGACTCGAGTCCAAAGAAGAAAAGGTAGACGTATGCGTCGTCGGAGGTGGCATGACCGGATTGATTGCAGCAGTGGCTGCAGCAAGGCGTGGCGCCAACGTAGTATTGATCCATGATCGTCCCGTATTAGGAGGCAATGCTTCGTCCGAAGTACGTATGTGGATTTGCGGCGCCCACGGACACCACCGCAAAGAGACCGGTATCCTGGAAGAGATCCAATTGCTCAACTTGACGAAATCCCAACGGCAACTATTCCACCTGGGACTCGGTCCTGCTTGA